From the Longimicrobium sp. genome, one window contains:
- a CDS encoding exonuclease SbcCD subunit D → MKIAHLADLHLGYRAYHRVTSRGVNQREADVAEAFRRAVARVVEIRPDLVVVAGDVFHTVRPSNTAIAEAFRQFSVLSERLPGTPVVMIAGNHDSPRSADTGNILSLFREIETMHVVHEECRTVSLPAIETSVLCMPHVSLAADHQTSMEPDAKAKHNVLVLHAEVMGNDGEPRYRTEFGGAQVPESAIRPRAWSYVALGHHHIAAPLAPNVWYAGATERTSAFIWQEKSAKGFLVYDTETKQAEFEAVETRAILDLPRIEAKGLSPTEIDERILAAVGRIDDGIRSKIIRLVVQDVPRAVVRELNHRRIREWKAEALHFHLDVRPPEVRRRASSGAPARRLTLKEQVENHLGRWKPTRAGIQPERLVEMGGDYIDRTAEGS, encoded by the coding sequence GTGAAAATCGCCCATCTGGCCGACCTGCACCTGGGCTACCGTGCCTACCACCGCGTAACCAGCCGCGGCGTGAACCAGCGCGAGGCCGACGTGGCCGAAGCGTTCCGCCGCGCCGTGGCCCGCGTGGTGGAGATCCGGCCGGACCTGGTGGTGGTAGCCGGCGACGTGTTCCACACCGTGCGCCCGTCCAACACGGCCATCGCCGAGGCGTTCCGCCAGTTCTCGGTGCTCAGCGAGCGGCTGCCCGGCACGCCGGTGGTGATGATCGCCGGGAACCACGACTCGCCGCGCTCGGCCGACACGGGCAACATCCTCTCGCTCTTCCGCGAGATCGAGACGATGCACGTGGTCCACGAGGAGTGCCGCACCGTCTCCCTCCCGGCGATCGAGACCTCGGTCCTCTGCATGCCGCACGTTTCCCTCGCCGCCGACCACCAGACGTCGATGGAGCCGGACGCGAAGGCCAAGCACAACGTGCTGGTCCTCCACGCCGAGGTGATGGGGAACGACGGCGAGCCGCGCTACCGCACCGAGTTCGGCGGCGCGCAGGTGCCCGAGAGCGCCATCCGCCCGCGCGCGTGGAGCTACGTGGCCCTCGGCCACCACCACATCGCCGCGCCGCTGGCGCCCAACGTCTGGTACGCGGGGGCCACGGAGCGGACCAGCGCCTTCATCTGGCAGGAGAAGAGCGCGAAGGGCTTCCTGGTCTACGATACGGAGACGAAGCAGGCCGAGTTCGAGGCGGTGGAGACGCGGGCCATCCTCGATCTCCCGCGCATCGAAGCCAAGGGCCTGAGCCCCACGGAGATCGACGAGCGCATCCTGGCCGCCGTCGGCCGCATCGACGACGGGATCCGCAGCAAGATCATCCGCCTGGTGGTGCAGGACGTTCCCCGCGCGGTGGTCCGCGAGCTGAACCACCGCCGCATCCGCGAGTGGAAGGCCGAGGCGCTGCACTTCCACCTGGACGTGCGCCCCCCCGAGGTACGCCGCCGCGCGTCGTCGGGCGCGCCGGCGCGGCGCCTGACGCTGAAGGAGCAGGTGGAGAACCACCTGGGCCGCTGGAAGCCCACGCGCGCCGGCATCCAGCCCGAGCGGCTGGTGGAGATGGGCGGCGACTACATCGACCGCACGGCGGAAGGGAGCTGA
- a CDS encoding SMC family ATPase, whose product MKLVSLRLRNFRQHADTEIHFRAGLTGIIGPNGSGKSTILEAIAWAIYGSQAARGTNDTIRFARAQPRSRVEVELRFALGEQEYRVVRSLHSAEVYLDGGAQPVAATLAGASVYLQQRLGMTREEFFNTYFTGQKELQFLAAMGPAERGRFLSQVLGYERLRRAQDLVRERKSELRAEIRGLKSSLGDLTELVDARIGAQQRSQAALDGWKAAKDETARAEVERKAFEPKWKAAQEARDRHRELAHALDGAERDRAAARRDVDRADTGLQSVATAEAELEPLRAQLEPLPAMDDECKRWEQLAREEEKRKALARQLKEADAELERGRERMEKLESAPELEKKFASELEQLRAARDEAAAEADEKKTSWLADRQDAFTKLQSYRDRARELKEQIDNIEELGPEGTCPTCGRPVGADYERLLEELKDQWITLVQDGKWWASRHEQLEEKPEDVASLEEREKQLAAAIDDRANKHTRCQAAVQELETMRAERTRRERARDVLAGELAAIPGGYDRELHRQVEAALRHLRGLEKQAARLEETVGRREAWEAELAEATAREAAAMERHAGVAAEIAKLGFSDADFAGVKAEYDAVVERHRSFELRETEMKGGVQIAEQALQAAQRAEAQYHERAKALGEQQGELDHLDELDEAYTELRTELNDQVRPELSEIASMFLAQLTDGRYTAMEIDEGYNILVLDEGEEKPVISGGEEDVANLVLRLSLSQMIAERAGHPLSLLILDEVFGSLDVARRDNVVQLLHNLEDRFEQVILITHIEGIRESLDQVLRVEYDERTGTSMVREEDVTSDAPTPLLAA is encoded by the coding sequence ATGAAGCTCGTCTCGCTCCGGCTGCGGAACTTCCGCCAGCACGCCGACACGGAGATCCACTTCCGCGCCGGCCTGACGGGCATCATCGGCCCCAACGGCTCGGGGAAGTCCACCATCCTCGAGGCCATCGCCTGGGCCATCTACGGCTCGCAGGCGGCGCGGGGAACCAACGACACCATCCGCTTCGCCCGCGCGCAGCCGCGCTCGCGCGTGGAGGTGGAGCTGCGCTTCGCGCTGGGCGAGCAGGAGTACCGCGTCGTCCGCTCGCTGCACAGCGCGGAAGTCTATCTGGACGGCGGCGCGCAGCCGGTGGCGGCCACCCTCGCGGGCGCCAGCGTGTACCTCCAGCAGCGGCTGGGGATGACGCGCGAGGAGTTCTTCAACACCTACTTCACCGGGCAGAAGGAGCTGCAGTTCCTGGCGGCGATGGGCCCGGCCGAGCGCGGGCGCTTCCTCTCCCAGGTCCTGGGCTACGAGCGCCTGCGCCGCGCGCAGGACCTGGTGCGCGAGCGCAAGTCCGAGCTGCGCGCCGAGATCCGCGGGCTCAAGTCCTCCCTGGGCGACCTGACCGAGCTGGTGGACGCGCGCATCGGCGCCCAGCAGCGCAGCCAGGCGGCGCTGGACGGCTGGAAGGCGGCGAAGGACGAGACGGCCCGGGCCGAGGTCGAGCGCAAGGCGTTCGAGCCGAAGTGGAAGGCCGCGCAGGAGGCGCGCGACCGCCACCGCGAGCTGGCGCACGCGCTGGACGGCGCCGAGCGCGACCGGGCCGCCGCCCGCCGCGACGTGGACCGCGCAGACACGGGGCTGCAGTCCGTGGCCACGGCCGAGGCCGAGCTGGAGCCGCTGCGCGCGCAGCTGGAGCCGCTCCCCGCGATGGACGACGAGTGCAAGCGGTGGGAGCAGCTGGCGCGGGAAGAGGAGAAGCGGAAGGCGCTCGCCCGGCAGCTGAAGGAGGCCGACGCGGAGCTGGAGCGCGGCCGCGAGCGGATGGAGAAGCTGGAGAGCGCGCCGGAGCTGGAGAAGAAGTTCGCGTCCGAGCTGGAGCAGCTGCGCGCCGCGCGCGACGAGGCGGCCGCCGAGGCGGACGAGAAGAAGACGTCGTGGCTGGCCGACCGGCAGGACGCCTTCACCAAGCTGCAGAGCTACCGCGACCGCGCGCGCGAGCTGAAGGAGCAGATCGACAACATCGAGGAGCTGGGCCCCGAGGGCACCTGCCCCACCTGCGGCCGCCCCGTGGGCGCCGACTACGAGCGGCTGCTGGAGGAGCTCAAGGACCAGTGGATCACGCTGGTGCAGGACGGGAAGTGGTGGGCCAGCCGCCACGAGCAGCTGGAGGAGAAGCCCGAGGACGTGGCGTCTCTCGAAGAGCGCGAGAAGCAGCTCGCGGCGGCGATCGACGACCGCGCGAACAAGCACACCCGCTGCCAGGCCGCGGTGCAGGAGCTGGAGACGATGCGCGCCGAGCGCACCCGCCGCGAACGTGCGCGCGACGTGCTTGCCGGGGAGCTGGCGGCCATCCCCGGCGGGTACGACCGCGAGCTGCACCGCCAGGTCGAGGCCGCGCTCCGCCACCTGCGCGGGCTGGAGAAGCAGGCCGCGCGGCTGGAAGAGACGGTGGGCCGCCGCGAGGCGTGGGAGGCCGAGCTGGCCGAGGCGACGGCGCGCGAGGCCGCGGCGATGGAACGCCACGCCGGAGTCGCGGCGGAGATCGCGAAGCTTGGCTTCAGCGATGCCGACTTCGCGGGGGTGAAGGCGGAGTACGACGCGGTGGTGGAGCGCCACCGCTCCTTCGAGCTGCGCGAGACGGAGATGAAGGGCGGGGTGCAGATCGCCGAGCAGGCGCTGCAGGCCGCCCAGCGCGCCGAGGCGCAGTACCACGAGCGCGCGAAGGCGCTGGGCGAGCAGCAGGGCGAGCTGGACCACCTGGACGAGCTCGACGAGGCATACACCGAGCTCCGCACCGAGCTGAACGACCAGGTACGTCCCGAGCTGTCGGAGATCGCGTCGATGTTCCTGGCGCAGCTCACCGACGGGCGCTACACGGCCATGGAGATCGACGAGGGCTACAACATCCTGGTGCTGGACGAGGGCGAGGAGAAGCCGGTGATCTCGGGGGGCGAGGAGGACGTGGCCAATCTCGTCCTCCGCCTCTCGCTCTCGCAGATGATCGCGGAGCGCGCCGGGCACCCGCTCTCGCTGCTGATCCTGGACGAGGTGTTCGGCTCGCTGGACGTGGCGCGGCGCGACAACGTGGTCCAGCTCCTCCACAACCTGGAGGACCGCTTCGAGCAGGTGATCCTCATCACCCACATCGAAGGCATCCGCGAGAGCCTGGACCAGGTGCTGCGCGTGGAGTACGACGAGCGCACCGGCACCAGCATGGTCCGCGAGGAAGACGTCACCAGCGACGCGCCGACGCCTCTCCTGGCCGCCTGA
- a CDS encoding TMEM175 family protein: MTKGRMEAFSDGVIAILITIMVLELKVPEGADAHALRGMLPGFLSYLLSFIYLGIYWVNHHHMVHTADHINGRILWANLHLLFWLSLVPSATAWMGDNHTLPIPTAVYGAVLLMPAIAYYVLQQSIIAAQGPHSRLHDAIGRDYKGKLSPVLYASSIGLAFVRPWMADVIFVLVALMWLVPDPRIESRLG; encoded by the coding sequence ATGACCAAGGGGCGGATGGAGGCGTTCAGCGATGGGGTGATCGCGATCCTCATCACCATCATGGTGCTGGAGCTGAAGGTGCCGGAGGGGGCCGACGCGCACGCGCTGCGGGGGATGCTGCCGGGGTTCCTGAGCTACCTGCTCAGCTTCATCTACCTCGGCATCTACTGGGTGAACCACCACCACATGGTGCATACCGCCGACCACATCAACGGCAGGATCCTGTGGGCCAACCTGCACCTGCTGTTCTGGCTGTCGCTGGTGCCGTCGGCCACCGCGTGGATGGGCGACAACCACACCCTGCCGATCCCCACCGCGGTGTACGGCGCCGTGCTGCTGATGCCGGCCATCGCGTACTACGTGCTGCAGCAGTCGATCATCGCCGCGCAGGGGCCGCACTCCCGGCTGCACGACGCCATCGGCCGCGACTACAAGGGGAAGCTCTCGCCCGTGCTCTACGCGTCGTCCATCGGCCTGGCGTTCGTCCGCCCCTGGATGGCCGACGTGATCTTCGTCCTGGTCGCGCTCATGTGGCTGGTCCCCGACCCGCGCATCGAGTCGCGGCTGGGGTAG
- a CDS encoding CgeB family protein translates to MKLVVFGLSISSSWGNGHATTYRALLRAFAARGHDVVFYEWNAPWYADNRDHPAPGYVTLKLWNEWEDVRAEALAEAREADATIVGSYVNGGPRVIDDLAGAGVDPLFFYDIDTPVTVAALRGGGAEYLRTDQVPLFTRYLSFTGGPFLCEVVEGELGAREAVPLYCSVDGERYHPTAPDLDLACELAYMGTYAADRQPVVERFLLDVAGRMPGKRFIVAGPQYPAETLWPGNVRHIHHLPPQRHPTFYSSAAWQLNATRADMVAAGWSPSVRLFEAAACGAAMISDRWDGLDHFFTPGTEILLPESTEEVVEILRATHADDRRAIGAAARARILAAHTAEHRAEELEAYVTQAVAA, encoded by the coding sequence ATGAAGCTGGTCGTCTTCGGCCTCTCCATCTCGTCCAGCTGGGGGAACGGGCACGCGACGACGTATCGCGCCCTCCTCCGCGCCTTCGCGGCGCGCGGCCACGACGTGGTGTTCTACGAGTGGAACGCGCCCTGGTACGCCGACAACCGCGACCACCCCGCGCCGGGCTACGTTACCCTGAAGCTGTGGAACGAGTGGGAGGACGTCCGCGCCGAGGCCCTGGCCGAGGCGCGTGAGGCGGACGCGACCATCGTGGGGAGCTACGTGAACGGCGGCCCGCGGGTGATCGACGACCTGGCCGGGGCCGGCGTGGACCCGCTGTTCTTCTACGACATCGACACGCCGGTGACCGTGGCCGCGCTGCGCGGCGGCGGCGCGGAGTACCTGCGCACCGACCAGGTGCCGCTCTTCACCCGCTACCTGTCGTTCACCGGCGGCCCGTTCCTGTGCGAGGTGGTGGAGGGCGAGCTGGGCGCGCGCGAGGCGGTGCCGCTGTACTGCTCGGTGGATGGGGAGCGCTACCATCCCACGGCGCCCGATCTCGATCTGGCCTGCGAGCTGGCGTACATGGGCACCTACGCGGCGGACCGGCAGCCGGTAGTAGAAAGATTCCTGCTGGACGTCGCCGGGCGGATGCCGGGGAAGCGCTTCATCGTGGCCGGGCCGCAGTATCCGGCGGAGACGCTCTGGCCGGGAAACGTGCGCCACATCCACCATCTCCCGCCGCAGCGGCATCCCACGTTCTACAGCAGCGCGGCCTGGCAGCTGAACGCCACGCGGGCCGACATGGTGGCGGCGGGCTGGTCGCCCAGCGTGCGGCTGTTCGAGGCGGCGGCGTGCGGCGCGGCCATGATCAGCGACCGGTGGGACGGCCTGGACCACTTCTTCACCCCCGGCACCGAGATCCTGCTCCCGGAGTCGACGGAGGAAGTCGTCGAGATCCTGCGCGCCACGCACGCCGACGATCGCCGCGCCATCGGCGCCGCCGCCCGCGCCCGCATCCTGGCCGCGCACACGGCCGAGCACCGCGCGGAGGAGCTGGAGGCGTACGTCACGCAGGCGGTGGCGGCGTAG
- a CDS encoding CgeB family protein — translation MELTFFGSSLVSSYWNGAATYYRGLIRALHARGHSITFCEPDAYNRQQNRDMAEDPDYARVIVYRTPEERDALLEQAFAESDWVIKCSGVGVWDAELEAAVAERSGGGARTAFLDVDAPATLARIAADAGDPFRAHIPRYDHVFTYGGGPPVIDAYAAWGSQGCTCIYNGLDPEEHRPLEMAAHPEFDLLFMGNRLPDREARVDEFFFRAASLSPDRKFVLGGEGWGDKAMPANVTYLGHVPTHRHNAVNASARLVLNIHRESMIENGWSPATRMFEAAGAGSCQVTDAMRGIEDFFTPGTEILVAGDGAAVARIVAETTDADARRIGEAGRRRALADHTYAQRAERMDAVLNAAVGSVA, via the coding sequence GTGGAGCTGACCTTCTTCGGATCGTCCCTCGTTTCCAGCTACTGGAACGGCGCGGCGACCTACTACCGCGGGCTGATCCGCGCCCTGCACGCGCGCGGCCACAGCATCACCTTCTGCGAGCCGGACGCGTACAACCGCCAGCAGAACCGCGACATGGCGGAAGATCCGGACTACGCGCGCGTCATCGTCTACCGCACGCCCGAGGAGCGCGACGCGCTGCTCGAGCAGGCGTTCGCGGAGAGCGACTGGGTGATCAAGTGCAGCGGCGTGGGCGTGTGGGACGCGGAGCTCGAAGCTGCCGTGGCCGAACGCTCCGGCGGCGGCGCGCGCACCGCGTTCCTGGACGTGGACGCGCCCGCCACGCTGGCCCGCATCGCCGCCGACGCGGGCGACCCGTTCCGCGCGCACATCCCCCGCTACGACCACGTGTTCACCTACGGCGGCGGACCGCCGGTGATCGACGCCTACGCGGCGTGGGGTTCGCAGGGGTGCACCTGCATCTACAACGGCCTCGATCCCGAGGAGCACCGGCCGCTGGAGATGGCCGCGCACCCCGAGTTCGACCTGCTGTTCATGGGCAACCGCCTGCCGGACCGCGAGGCGCGCGTGGACGAGTTCTTCTTCCGCGCCGCGTCGCTGTCGCCCGATCGCAAGTTCGTCCTGGGCGGCGAGGGGTGGGGGGACAAGGCGATGCCGGCGAACGTCACCTACCTGGGCCACGTGCCCACGCACCGGCACAACGCGGTGAACGCCTCGGCCCGGCTCGTTCTGAACATCCACCGCGAATCGATGATCGAGAACGGGTGGAGCCCGGCCACGCGGATGTTCGAGGCCGCGGGCGCCGGCAGCTGCCAGGTGACGGACGCCATGCGCGGGATCGAGGACTTCTTCACGCCCGGGACGGAGATCCTGGTGGCCGGCGACGGCGCCGCGGTCGCCCGCATCGTCGCCGAGACGACCGACGCCGACGCGCGCCGCATCGGCGAGGCGGGGCGGCGGCGGGCGCTGGCCGACCACACCTACGCCCAGCGCGCCGAGCGGATGGACGCCGTGCTGAACGCCGCGGTGGGGAGCGTCGCATGA
- a CDS encoding CgeB family protein: protein MRFVFFIHSAVSDWNHGNAHFIRGLMSALVRGGHAVASYEPRDAWSLQNLLADHGVAPIVAFARAYPEIDVRSYDPASPSLADDLAAACAGADVVMVHEWNDPHVVNLLPSVARRVGALAIFHDTHHRPWSQPEAIARFDLRAYDGVLAFGEVLTEIYRTRFGVRRAWTFHEAADHVRFRPLDRPKEQDVVWIGNWGDEERTQELRGFWLDSARALPELRFVAHGVRYPEYALAELADAGVEFRGWAPSVQVPEVFARSRVTLHVPRRAYVQALAGIPTIRVFEALACGIPLVSAPWSDAEGLFRAGDYAVAETPAEMRDALLRLSRDEDAARAQAERGLETILARHTCDHRAAQLLDIIAGLGAAGSAFGSAARQEDVILRPPTPSSAAHEWSQAEGSIA, encoded by the coding sequence ATGCGCTTCGTCTTCTTCATCCACAGCGCCGTCAGCGACTGGAACCACGGAAACGCGCACTTCATCCGCGGGCTGATGAGCGCGCTGGTGCGCGGCGGCCACGCGGTCGCGTCGTACGAGCCGCGCGATGCCTGGTCGCTGCAGAACCTGCTGGCCGACCACGGCGTGGCGCCGATCGTGGCGTTCGCCCGCGCGTACCCCGAGATCGACGTCCGCTCCTACGACCCCGCGTCTCCCTCGCTGGCGGACGACCTCGCGGCGGCCTGCGCGGGCGCGGACGTGGTGATGGTGCACGAGTGGAACGATCCCCACGTCGTGAATCTCCTCCCGTCCGTCGCGAGACGGGTCGGCGCGCTGGCCATCTTCCACGACACGCACCACCGCCCGTGGAGCCAGCCCGAGGCCATCGCCCGCTTCGACCTGCGCGCGTACGACGGCGTGCTGGCCTTCGGCGAGGTGCTGACGGAGATCTATCGCACGCGCTTCGGGGTGCGGCGCGCGTGGACCTTCCACGAGGCCGCCGACCACGTCCGCTTCCGCCCGCTGGACCGGCCGAAGGAGCAGGACGTGGTGTGGATCGGCAACTGGGGCGACGAGGAGCGGACGCAGGAGCTGCGCGGCTTCTGGCTGGATTCGGCGCGCGCGCTGCCGGAGTTGAGGTTCGTCGCCCACGGCGTGCGGTACCCGGAGTACGCGCTGGCCGAGCTGGCGGACGCGGGGGTGGAGTTCCGCGGCTGGGCGCCGTCGGTGCAGGTGCCCGAGGTGTTCGCGCGCAGCCGGGTGACGCTGCACGTGCCGCGGCGCGCGTACGTGCAGGCGCTGGCGGGGATCCCCACGATCCGCGTGTTCGAGGCGCTGGCCTGCGGCATCCCCCTGGTCTCCGCGCCGTGGAGCGACGCCGAGGGCCTGTTCCGCGCCGGCGACTACGCTGTCGCCGAAACCCCGGCGGAGATGCGCGACGCGCTCCTGCGGCTTTCGAGAGATGAAGATGCCGCGCGCGCGCAGGCCGAGCGCGGCCTGGAGACGATCCTGGCCCGCCACACCTGCGACCACCGCGCCGCGCAGCTGCTGGACATCATCGCCGGGCTCGGCGCCGCGGGAAGCGCTTTCGGATCTGCCGCGAGACAGGAAGACGTCATCCTGAGGCCGCCCACACCGAGCTCGGCCGCACACGAGTGGTCGCAGGCCGAAGGATCGATAGCCTGA
- a CDS encoding glycosyltransferase family 4 protein codes for MKILLSTDTVGGVWDYTVTLARQLDAMGCEVLIAAIGEPRDERLARIPAGVQVTWRTYRLEWMAGAEEDVRAAAKWLRELAQLWAADVVHLNQLAYAAFGFPCPVVTAVHSDVLSWWTHIHECEAPPEWAPYARWVSDGIRASDAVVTPTQYQSALLWRHYGLHATHVIHNGVETSGDEPPARTEPLVLCVGRAWDQGKGVDVLDEAVGMLGADAPPVHVLGETVAPHGSVFRARNLAMHGRVERAEVDAWMRRATIYVAPSRYEPFGLAPLEAALHGCALLLSDIGTFGELWNGCADFFPSGDAEALAAVLDRLARDPVRVQRLAEGARKRALRRYTARRMAEEYVALYRDVVAAPETNRSVA; via the coding sequence ATGAAGATCCTCCTGAGCACCGACACCGTCGGCGGCGTGTGGGACTACACCGTGACGCTGGCGCGGCAGCTGGACGCCATGGGGTGCGAGGTGCTGATCGCCGCCATCGGCGAGCCGCGCGACGAGCGGCTGGCGCGCATCCCCGCCGGCGTGCAGGTGACGTGGCGGACGTACCGGCTGGAGTGGATGGCCGGCGCGGAAGAGGACGTGCGCGCCGCCGCGAAGTGGCTGCGCGAGCTGGCGCAGCTCTGGGCGGCGGACGTGGTCCATCTCAACCAGCTGGCCTACGCGGCGTTCGGCTTCCCCTGCCCCGTGGTGACCGCCGTGCACAGCGACGTGCTGAGCTGGTGGACGCACATCCACGAGTGCGAGGCGCCGCCGGAGTGGGCGCCGTACGCGCGCTGGGTGAGCGACGGCATCCGCGCCTCCGACGCGGTGGTGACGCCCACGCAGTACCAGTCCGCGCTCCTCTGGCGGCACTACGGCCTGCACGCCACCCACGTCATCCACAACGGCGTGGAAACGTCGGGAGATGAGCCGCCGGCGCGCACGGAGCCGCTGGTGCTCTGCGTCGGCCGCGCGTGGGACCAGGGGAAGGGCGTGGACGTGCTCGACGAGGCGGTGGGGATGCTGGGCGCGGATGCGCCGCCCGTGCACGTGCTGGGCGAGACGGTGGCGCCGCACGGCAGCGTCTTCCGGGCGCGCAACCTGGCGATGCACGGCCGCGTGGAGCGCGCGGAAGTCGATGCGTGGATGCGGCGCGCGACGATCTACGTCGCCCCGTCGCGCTACGAGCCGTTCGGGCTGGCGCCGCTGGAGGCCGCGCTGCACGGCTGCGCGCTGTTGCTCAGCGACATCGGCACCTTCGGCGAGCTGTGGAACGGGTGCGCGGATTTCTTTCCCAGCGGCGACGCGGAGGCGCTGGCGGCGGTGCTCGATCGCCTGGCGCGCGACCCCGTGCGCGTCCAGCGGCTGGCCGAGGGCGCGCGCAAGCGGGCGCTGCGGCGCTACACGGCCCGGCGGATGGCGGAGGAGTACGTGGCCCTGTACCGCGACGTCGTGGCGGCGCCCGAAACCAACCGCTCGGTGGCCTGA
- a CDS encoding Gfo/Idh/MocA family protein yields the protein MEAIANTGVAEIAAIADTSPGMIAAAKEAAPAAEVASGLDELLAMGLDGIVIATPSALHAEQSVRALESGAAVFCQKPLGRTAAEARRVVDAARAADRLLSVDFSYRFTEGMREIRERIRAGELGKVFAVDLVFHNAYGPDKPWFYDPALSGGGCVMDLGVHLVDLALWTLGWPTVESVSSRLFREGTALPASPDVCEDYATAAVGVDGGAAVNLTCSWRVSAGQDAVIGAAFYGTGGGAALRNVGGSFYDFTAELYHGTARETLASPPDAWGGRAAADWARRLAEGERFDPACERLVEVARVLDRIYGR from the coding sequence ATGGAGGCCATCGCCAACACCGGCGTGGCCGAGATCGCCGCCATCGCCGACACCTCACCCGGGATGATCGCAGCCGCGAAGGAGGCGGCGCCCGCGGCCGAGGTCGCCTCCGGGCTGGACGAGCTGCTGGCGATGGGGCTGGACGGCATCGTCATCGCCACGCCCAGCGCGCTGCACGCCGAGCAGTCGGTGCGCGCGCTGGAGAGCGGCGCCGCGGTGTTTTGCCAGAAGCCGCTCGGCCGCACCGCCGCCGAGGCCCGCCGGGTGGTGGACGCCGCGCGCGCGGCCGACCGTCTCCTGTCCGTCGACTTCAGCTACCGCTTCACCGAGGGGATGCGGGAGATCCGCGAGCGCATACGCGCCGGCGAGCTGGGGAAGGTGTTCGCGGTCGATCTCGTCTTCCACAACGCCTATGGCCCCGACAAGCCGTGGTTCTACGATCCCGCGCTCTCCGGCGGCGGGTGCGTGATGGACCTGGGCGTCCATCTCGTCGACCTCGCGCTGTGGACGCTCGGCTGGCCGACGGTCGAGTCCGTCTCCAGCCGCCTGTTCCGGGAGGGCACCGCGCTCCCCGCATCTCCCGACGTCTGCGAGGACTACGCGACGGCGGCGGTGGGGGTGGACGGCGGGGCGGCGGTGAACCTCACCTGCTCGTGGCGCGTCTCGGCCGGGCAGGACGCGGTGATCGGGGCCGCGTTCTACGGCACCGGCGGCGGCGCGGCGCTGAGGAACGTGGGCGGCTCGTTCTACGACTTCACCGCCGAGCTGTACCACGGCACCGCGCGCGAGACGCTGGCCAGCCCGCCGGACGCGTGGGGCGGGCGCGCGGCGGCGGACTGGGCGCGGCGGCTGGCCGAGGGCGAGCGGTTCGACCCCGCCTGCGAGCGGCTGGTGGAGGTCGCGCGGGTCCTGGACCGCATCTACGGGCGATGA
- a CDS encoding MDR/zinc-dependent alcohol dehydrogenase-like family protein — MLTATDTMKAARLAGPGQVVLEDVPLPEPGAGQVRIRLEGCGVCASNLTPWGGAEWMKYPTDPGALGHEGWGVIDAVGEGVEGLVEGMRVAALTYNAYAQYDLADASAVVPLPASLEGKPFPGEPLGCAMNIYRRSGISSGQTVAIVGIGFLGALLTRLAKEAGARVIAISRRPFSLEVAREMGADELVPMDDHWRIIERVKELTGGVFCDRVIEAVGKQWPLDLSAELTRERGRLVIAGYHQDGPRQVNMQMWNWRGLDVINAHERDPRVYVDGIRAAVDAVASGRLDPTPLYTHTFPLDRLGDALDATRDRPDGFLKALITM, encoded by the coding sequence ATGCTGACCGCGACCGACACGATGAAGGCCGCCCGCCTGGCGGGCCCGGGGCAGGTGGTGCTGGAGGACGTTCCGCTGCCGGAGCCCGGCGCCGGGCAGGTGCGCATCCGGCTGGAGGGATGCGGCGTCTGCGCCAGCAACCTGACCCCCTGGGGCGGGGCGGAGTGGATGAAGTACCCCACCGACCCCGGCGCGCTGGGGCACGAGGGATGGGGGGTGATCGACGCCGTGGGCGAGGGCGTCGAGGGCTTGGTGGAGGGGATGCGGGTCGCCGCGCTGACGTACAACGCCTACGCGCAGTACGACCTGGCCGACGCCTCCGCGGTGGTGCCGCTCCCCGCGTCGCTCGAGGGGAAGCCGTTTCCCGGCGAGCCGCTGGGGTGCGCGATGAACATCTACCGCAGGAGCGGCATCTCGTCCGGGCAGACGGTCGCGATCGTGGGCATCGGGTTCTTGGGCGCGCTGCTGACGCGGCTGGCGAAGGAGGCCGGGGCGCGCGTGATCGCCATCTCCCGGCGCCCCTTTTCGCTGGAGGTGGCGCGGGAGATGGGGGCCGACGAGCTGGTCCCCATGGACGACCACTGGCGGATCATCGAGCGGGTGAAGGAGCTGACCGGCGGCGTGTTCTGCGACCGGGTGATCGAGGCCGTCGGCAAGCAGTGGCCGCTGGACCTCTCGGCCGAGCTGACGCGCGAGCGGGGGCGGCTGGTGATCGCCGGGTACCATCAGGACGGGCCGCGCCAGGTGAACATGCAGATGTGGAACTGGCGCGGGCTGGACGTGATCAACGCCCACGAGCGCGACCCGCGGGTGTACGTGGACGGCATCCGCGCCGCGGTGGACGCGGTCGCCAGCGGGCGTCTCGATCCCACGCCGCTCTACACGCACACCTTCCCGCTCGACCGCCTGGGCGACGCGCTGGACGCCACCCGCGACCGGCCCGACGGCTTCCTGAAGGCGCTGATCACGATGTAG